In a single window of the Melanotaenia boesemani isolate fMelBoe1 chromosome 22, fMelBoe1.pri, whole genome shotgun sequence genome:
- the ddx1 gene encoding ATP-dependent RNA helicase DDX1 — protein MAAFSEMGVMPEIAQAVEEMDWLLPTDIQAESIPLILGGGDVLMAAETGSGKTGAFSIPVIQIVYETLKDQQEGKKGRAAIKTGGTIFTNWQMNPYDRSPAFAIGSDGVCCQSREFKEWHGCRSTKGVTKGKYYYEVTCHDQGLCRVGWSTSQAALDLGTDKYGFGFGGTGKKSNNKQFDSYGEEFTMHDTVGCYLDLEKSEILFSKNGNDLGVAFEIPQNLRNQAFFASCVLKNAELKFNFGGEDFKHPPKGGFVALDQAPESHSVKSSQTGSAKVSQVKTSSNAPKALIIEPSKELAEQTLNNVKQFKKYVDNPKLRELLVIGGVAAKEQLAALEQGVDIVVGTPGRLDDLISTGKLSLSQVRFLVLDECDGLLSAGYTDFINRIHNQIPQVTSDGKRLQVIVCSATLHSFDVKKLSERIMHFPTWVDLKGEDSVPETVHHVVVPVNPKSDHLWERLGKNHIRTDEVHAKDNTRPGANTAEMWSEAIKVLKGEYTVRAIKEHKMDQAIIFCRTKIDCDNMEQYFIQQGGGPDSKGHQLSCVCLHGDRKPNERKQNLERFKRKEVRLLICTDVAARGIDVSGVPYVINVTLPDEKQNYVHRIGRVGRAERMGLAISLVAMEKEKVWYHVCPNRGRGCYNTRLKEDGGCTIWYNEKELLSEIEEHLKCTITQCEPDIKVPADEFDGKVTYGQRRALGGGNYKGHVDVLAPTVQELASLEREAQTSFLHLGYMPNQLFRAF, from the exons ATGGCAGCGTTTTCAG aaatGGGAGTTATGCCTGAAATCGCGCAGGCTGTGGAGGAGATGGACTGGCT GCTACCTACTGACATCCAGGCAGAGTCCATCCCCCTAATTCTTGGTGGGGGAGATGTACTTATG GCTGCAGAAACTGGTAGTGGCAAAACAGGG gcCTTTAGTATCCCAGTGATCCAAATTGTTTATGAGACGCTGAAGGATCAGCAAGAGGGCAAGAAAGGCAGGGCCGCTATCAAAACAGGAGGAACTA TTTTCACTAACTGGCAGATGAATCCATATGATCGTAGTCCAGCCTTTG CAATTGGCTCTGATGGAGTATGCTGCCAGAGCAGAGAATTTAAAGAGTGGCACGGCTGTCGCTCCACAAAAGGTGTTACTAAAG ggAAGTACTATTATGAAGTGACCTGCCATGACCAGGGTCTATGCCGAGTGGGCTGGTCCACTAGTCAAGCAGCTTTGGATCTGG GAACTGATAAGTATGGTTTTGGTTTTGGCGGTACTGGAAAGAAATCCAACAACAAGCAGTTTGACAGCTATGGAGAG GAGTTTACCATGCATGACACTGTCGGGTGCTATCTGGATCTAGAAAAGAGCGAgattttgttctctaaaaatG GCAATGACCTGGGTGTAGCTTTTGAAATCCCTCAAAACCTGAGAAATCAGGCTTTCTTTGCCTCATGTGTTCTTAAG AATGCTGAGCTGAAGTTTAACTTTGGAGGAGAAGATTTTAAGCATCCCCCGAAGGGTGGGTTTGTTGCCCTGGATCAGGCACCAGAGAGCCACTCAGTCAAGTCTTCTCAgacag GAAGTGCCAAAGTGAGTCAAGTGAAAACGTCATCCAACGCACCCAAAGCTCTGATTATTGAGCCATCTAAAGAACTGGCTGAGCAAACCCTCAACAATGTCAAGCAATTTAAGAAATACGTGGACAATCCCAAACTCAG GGAGCTTCTGGTTATTGGTGGTGTTGCTGCCAAAGAGCAGCTGGCAGCTTTGGAACAGGGG GTTGACATTGTGGTGGGAACACCTGGTAGACTGGATGACCTCATATCCACTGGGAAACTCAGTCTCTCCCAAGTCCGCTTTCTGGTCCTGGatgaatgt GATGGCCTCCTGTCAGCAGGATACACAGACTTTATCAACAGGATTCATAACCAGATCCCTCAAGTTACCTCAGATGGCAAGAGACTGCAG GTCATCGTGTGTTCAGCCACACTTCATTCATTTGACGTAAAGAAGTTGTCTGAGCGCATCATGCATTTTCCCACATGGGTGGACCTGAAAGGGGAGGACTCAGTCCCAGAAACTGTCCACCATGTGGTGGTGCCCGTCAACCCTAAAAGCGACCATCTATGGGAACGCCTCGGAAAGAATCACATTCGG ACTGATGAAGTTCATGCCAAAGACAACACCAGACCAGGAGCCAATACTGCAG AGATGTGGTCAGAGGCCATCAAGGTGCTGAAGGGCGAGTACACAGTGAGAGCCATTAAAGAGCACAAAATGGACCAAGCTATAATTTTCTGTCGCACCAAGATTGACTGTGACAACATGGAGCAGTATTTCATTCAGCAAGGAGGAG GTCCAGACAGTAAAGGACATCAGCTTTCCTGCGTTTGTCTTCATGGTGATCGGAAGCCTAATGAGCGTAAACAAAACTTGGAGCGCTTTAAG AGAAAAGAAGTGAGGCTGCTGATCTGCACAGATGTAGCTGCCAGAGGGATTGACGTCAGTGGAGTTCCTTATG tgATTAATGTCACTCTGCCAGATGAGAAGCAGAACTACGTCCACCGCATTGGCAGAGTTGGAAGAGCTGAAAG AATGGGGCTGGCAATCTCCTTGGTTGCTATGGAAAAGGAGAAG GTGTGGTACCATGTTTGCCCTAACCGAGGCAGAGGCTGCTACAACACTAGGCTGAAGGAAGATGGAGGTTGCACTATCTGGTACAACGAGAAAGAG CTTCTATCAGAAATAGAGGAGCATCTTAAGTGTACCATCACTCAATGTGAGCCAGACATCAAAGTACCTGCAGATGAGTTTGATGGAAAAGTGACCTATGGGCAGCGGAGAGCATTAGGAG GTGGAAACTACAAGGGTCACGTGGATGTTCTGGCCCCGACAGTCCAGGAGTTGGCCAGCCTCGAGAGAGAAGCTCAAACATCCTTCCTTCACCTGGGATACATGCCAAACCAGCTTTTCAGAGCCTTCTGA